In the genome of Hemiscyllium ocellatum isolate sHemOce1 chromosome 12, sHemOce1.pat.X.cur, whole genome shotgun sequence, one region contains:
- the LOC132820619 gene encoding SH3 domain-binding glutamic acid-rich-like protein 3, which yields MMLPSQVRSQQSEVERVLEIKQISYKLIDVSVSEEILEEMRNRTGNSTALPPQIFNDDCYCGDYWQFYDAVENEEIDHFLKLKEKEKFDCKVSTVCNENYTAES from the exons GTCAGATCTCAACAGTCAGAAGTGGAAAGAGTGttggaaataaaacaaataagCTACAAACTGATCGATGTTTCAGTCAGTGAAGAAATCCTGGAAGAGATGAGGAATAGGACAGGCAATTCCACCGCTCTTCCACCACAAATATTCAATGATGATTGCTACTGCGGG GATTACTGGCAGTTTTATGATGCTGTGGAGAACGAAGAGATTGATCactttttaaaactgaaagagaaagagaagtttGACTGTAAAGTTTCAACTGTCTGCAATGAAAATTATACTGCGGAAAGCTGA